One part of the Bdellovibrio bacteriovorus genome encodes these proteins:
- a CDS encoding CZB domain-containing protein, whose product MRINDIVLAHAKYKLSLRNFVETGSELQVPDEDLLFWLQDNKHNLSHLPAFKHLEKEHEAFCNYVSAVLTLVDAGQRSQARELIKSEMFVLLSEEIVSSIAVLERAAK is encoded by the coding sequence ATGAGAATAAACGACATTGTTCTGGCCCACGCCAAATACAAACTCAGCCTTAGGAATTTTGTGGAAACCGGTTCAGAGCTGCAGGTCCCTGATGAGGATCTGCTTTTCTGGTTGCAGGACAACAAGCACAATCTTTCGCATCTGCCCGCGTTTAAGCATCTGGAAAAAGAACACGAGGCTTTTTGCAACTATGTTTCCGCCGTGCTGACGCTGGTAGATGCCGGGCAGCGATCGCAAGCCCGGGAACTAATTAAGAGCGAAATGTTTGTGCTGTTGTCAGAGGAAATTGTCAGCAGCATTGCGGTGCTGGAGCGGGCGGCCAAGTAG